One Microlunatus soli genomic window carries:
- a CDS encoding ABC transporter ATP-binding protein — MSDQPSFRPPEGDRPRTPVRSAPSKVVFSGLVKSYPTRSGDVLALDGIDLDIAENEFVTIVGTSGCGKSTLLSIAAGLQQPTAGELLVDGEPVTGPGRDRGVVLQSYTLYPWLTAQKNVEFALRDEPGLSVRQRAEVAREHLELVGLADFAGKYPAELSGGMRQRVAIARSLSYRPSLLLMDEPFGALDALTRRVMQELLTDIWEKHRLTVVFITHDVEEAVFISDRVVIMSNRPGTIKRIVPVDLPRPREHAMIAEARFRELYGEVLEQIHEESLGHVRAAG; from the coding sequence ATGAGTGATCAACCGTCGTTCCGTCCACCCGAGGGAGACCGGCCCCGGACTCCCGTCCGGTCGGCGCCGTCGAAGGTCGTGTTCAGCGGGCTGGTGAAGAGCTATCCGACCCGTTCGGGTGACGTGCTGGCTCTGGACGGCATCGATCTGGACATCGCCGAGAACGAGTTCGTCACGATCGTCGGGACGTCCGGCTGCGGGAAGAGCACGCTGCTGTCGATCGCCGCCGGTCTGCAGCAGCCGACGGCGGGTGAGTTGTTGGTGGACGGGGAACCGGTGACGGGGCCCGGCCGGGACCGCGGTGTGGTGCTGCAGTCCTACACCTTGTATCCGTGGCTGACGGCGCAGAAGAACGTCGAGTTCGCCCTCCGCGACGAGCCCGGGTTGTCGGTTCGACAGCGCGCCGAGGTCGCCCGGGAGCACCTCGAGTTGGTCGGGCTGGCGGACTTCGCCGGAAAGTATCCGGCCGAGTTGTCCGGCGGGATGCGGCAGCGGGTCGCGATCGCGCGATCGCTGTCCTACCGGCCGAGTCTGCTGTTGATGGACGAGCCGTTCGGAGCGCTGGATGCGCTCACCCGACGGGTGATGCAGGAGTTGCTCACCGACATCTGGGAGAAGCACCGGCTGACCGTGGTGTTCATCACCCACGACGTCGAGGAGGCCGTCTTCATCTCCGACCGGGTGGTGATCATGAGCAACCGGCCGGGAACGATCAAGCGGATCGTTCCGGTCGATCTGCCGCGACCACGGGAGCACGCCATGATCGCCGAGGCTCGATTCCGAGAGCTGTACGGCGAGGTGCTGGAACAGATCCACGAAGAGTCACTCGGCCATGTCCGCGCGGCCGGTTGA
- a CDS encoding Gfo/Idh/MocA family protein, with protein MTETQDKRIRWGIISTGHIAGVFARDLALLPDEAELAAVASRTQDKADAFAAEHGFARSYGSYAELAADDAIDAVYIATPHNDHVGSARMCLEAGKSVLVEKPLTTSAADTESLIGLARERGLFLMEALWTRTNPLLRKAVEVAHSGELGPIRHLDVSFGFRFSGPDDHRLIDPAQAGGAIWDLGVYPTHLSNVFLGEPTDLVGFGHRTHTGVDSHAAATLRFAADGDRPEITASLLASLEIDPTNRATVFCEQGKIELDSVVKPESITVVRGTGGDAEREEIVTQLLGGGYTLQAQEVMLGVRSGKLESPLVPWADSLAVARTLDRWLETVTDEVPAKPAGSATSGSGRSDFAQSASDRSGSER; from the coding sequence GTGACCGAGACGCAGGACAAGCGCATCCGTTGGGGCATCATCAGCACCGGGCACATCGCCGGGGTCTTCGCCCGAGACCTGGCCTTGCTGCCCGACGAGGCCGAACTGGCCGCCGTCGCCTCCCGGACCCAGGACAAGGCTGACGCCTTCGCCGCCGAACACGGCTTCGCCCGGTCGTACGGCAGCTACGCCGAGCTGGCTGCCGACGACGCGATCGACGCTGTCTACATCGCCACCCCGCACAACGACCACGTCGGCTCGGCCCGAATGTGTCTGGAGGCCGGCAAGTCGGTGCTGGTGGAGAAGCCGCTGACCACCAGCGCGGCCGACACCGAGTCGCTGATCGGGTTGGCCCGGGAGCGCGGCCTGTTCCTGATGGAGGCGCTGTGGACGCGGACCAATCCGCTGCTCCGCAAGGCCGTCGAGGTCGCCCACAGCGGTGAGCTCGGCCCGATCCGGCACCTCGACGTCAGCTTCGGCTTCCGGTTCTCCGGACCCGATGACCATCGGCTGATCGATCCGGCCCAGGCCGGCGGCGCGATCTGGGACCTGGGCGTCTACCCCACCCACCTCAGCAACGTGTTCCTCGGCGAGCCGACCGACCTGGTCGGCTTCGGGCACCGGACCCACACCGGGGTCGACAGCCATGCCGCAGCCACATTGCGGTTCGCCGCCGACGGCGACCGACCGGAGATCACCGCGTCCCTGCTCGCCAGTCTGGAGATCGACCCGACCAACCGGGCGACCGTGTTCTGCGAACAGGGCAAGATCGAGTTGGACTCGGTGGTCAAGCCGGAGTCGATCACGGTGGTCCGCGGGACCGGCGGCGACGCCGAGCGGGAGGAGATCGTCACCCAGCTGCTCGGCGGCGGCTACACGCTGCAGGCTCAGGAAGTGATGCTCGGAGTGCGGTCGGGCAAGCTGGAGTCGCCCTTGGTGCCCTGGGCGGACTCGCTCGCGGTCGCCCGGACCTTGGACCGCTGGCTGGAGACCGTCACAGACGAGGTGCCGGCCAAGCCGGCCGGTTCGGCAACGTCTGGATCCGGTCGATCCGATTTCGCCCAGTCCGCTTCCGATCGGTCAGGATCCGAACGGTGA
- a CDS encoding DUF3263 domain-containing protein, whose protein sequence is MVSANEAAFVPGDDRADELSDRDAEILSFERQWWKFAGAKEQAIRDKFEMSATRYYQLLNALIDRPEALAADPLLVKRLRRLRATRQRNRSARRLGIDLNIDA, encoded by the coding sequence ATGGTGTCAGCGAACGAAGCAGCATTCGTTCCCGGCGACGACCGGGCAGACGAGCTCAGCGACCGCGATGCCGAGATCTTGTCCTTCGAACGCCAGTGGTGGAAGTTCGCCGGCGCCAAGGAGCAGGCGATCCGGGACAAGTTCGAGATGTCGGCGACCCGCTACTACCAGCTGCTGAATGCGCTGATCGACCGCCCGGAGGCGCTCGCCGCCGATCCGCTGCTGGTCAAGCGACTGCGTCGGCTGCGTGCCACCCGGCAGCGGAACCGTTCGGCTCGTCGGCTCGGCATCGATCTCAACATCGACGCCTGA
- a CDS encoding helix-turn-helix transcriptional regulator has protein sequence MTELSHRPLTDDAVLSGTGPLWLTVLSGGVTLETAAGVIEVEPGDAAWLDARTAYRVTVIRPTDLATGDLRATGLTRRLPSPMLVRGFTARHAGVASLIKTCPLDGSCQVSVLADGYGNLLGAAMVDSWLQDEGLGAEGPEQDDLAVTQVIAAVRAEPANPWTAASMAGLVHLSRSTLGERFRKAVGRSPIQLVREVRMGEARRLLLDPSHPVEYVASAVGYGSLAAFSRAFAGQHGVSPQAWRAQEAQARARGDRNAANPTALANATTAPTDSAVVTP, from the coding sequence ATGACCGAGTTGAGTCATCGGCCGCTGACCGACGATGCGGTGCTGTCCGGCACCGGGCCGTTGTGGCTGACTGTGCTGTCCGGCGGCGTCACGCTCGAGACCGCGGCCGGCGTCATCGAGGTGGAGCCCGGCGATGCTGCCTGGTTGGACGCCCGGACCGCCTATCGCGTGACGGTGATCCGGCCGACCGATCTGGCCACCGGCGATCTTCGGGCGACCGGACTGACCCGGCGGCTGCCGAGCCCGATGCTGGTCCGCGGCTTTACTGCCCGGCATGCCGGCGTCGCAAGTCTGATCAAGACCTGCCCGTTGGACGGCAGTTGCCAGGTCTCGGTCCTCGCCGACGGCTACGGAAACCTGCTCGGCGCGGCGATGGTCGATTCCTGGCTGCAGGACGAGGGTCTCGGCGCCGAAGGACCGGAACAGGATGATCTGGCCGTCACCCAGGTGATCGCTGCCGTCCGGGCCGAGCCGGCGAATCCGTGGACCGCCGCTTCGATGGCCGGATTGGTACACCTGTCGCGTTCGACCCTGGGCGAACGGTTCCGCAAGGCCGTCGGCCGGAGCCCGATCCAGCTGGTCCGCGAGGTCAGGATGGGTGAGGCCCGTCGACTGCTCCTCGACCCGTCCCATCCGGTCGAGTACGTCGCCTCGGCGGTCGGTTACGGCTCGCTCGCCGCCTTCAGCCGCGCGTTCGCCGGCCAGCATGGCGTCTCTCCCCAGGCCTGGCGGGCTCAGGAAGCTCAGGCTCGGGCCCGCGGCGACCGCAACGCGGCGAACCCGACGGCACTGGCGAACGCGACGACCGCACCGACCGACAGCGCCGTCGTCACCCCGTGA
- a CDS encoding hydroxyacid dehydrogenase, giving the protein MSQQVQPSDVRVALAMPEELAARQFTEAEWDRLREIADPGDRVLTEYHSASAAAVLAEVEVLITSWGAPRIDATALSAAPKLRAIVHAAGTVRFLVADEVWDAGISVSSMADLNGLPVAEYTLAMILLENKRVLPVTEEFRRLRDRPAEEWYEPDAGNYRKRVGLISASRIGRRVAELLRPFDLEVVIADPFCDAAEIAALGATKIELDELISTSDIVSLHAPLLPETIGMIGTELLQQLRDGATLINTARGKIIDHDALITELRTGRFRAVLDVTDPEPPPADSPLWDLPNVVLTPHLAGSKGAEIRRMANGAIDEVARIVRGEPLQFQVPPERRNTVA; this is encoded by the coding sequence GTGTCGCAGCAAGTCCAACCGTCCGATGTCCGGGTCGCGCTGGCCATGCCCGAGGAGTTGGCGGCCCGGCAGTTCACCGAAGCTGAGTGGGATCGGCTGCGAGAGATCGCCGACCCCGGCGACCGGGTGCTCACCGAGTATCACAGTGCGTCGGCGGCTGCCGTTCTTGCCGAGGTCGAGGTGCTGATCACGTCCTGGGGTGCCCCGAGGATCGATGCGACGGCCCTGTCCGCGGCGCCGAAGCTGCGGGCGATCGTGCACGCCGCCGGCACCGTACGGTTCCTGGTTGCCGACGAGGTGTGGGACGCCGGCATCAGCGTCTCCTCGATGGCCGACCTGAACGGGCTTCCGGTCGCCGAATACACACTGGCGATGATCTTGCTGGAGAACAAGCGGGTGCTGCCGGTCACCGAGGAGTTCCGCCGGCTGCGGGACCGGCCCGCGGAGGAGTGGTACGAGCCGGACGCCGGCAACTACCGCAAACGCGTCGGTCTGATCAGTGCGTCCCGGATCGGACGCCGGGTCGCGGAGCTGCTGCGGCCCTTCGATCTCGAGGTGGTGATCGCCGACCCGTTCTGCGACGCCGCGGAGATCGCCGCACTCGGCGCCACCAAGATCGAACTCGACGAGTTGATCTCGACTTCCGACATCGTCAGCCTGCACGCGCCACTGCTGCCGGAGACGATCGGCATGATCGGCACCGAACTGCTGCAGCAACTGCGCGACGGTGCGACCTTGATCAACACCGCCCGCGGCAAGATCATCGACCACGACGCGTTGATCACCGAGTTGCGGACCGGACGCTTCCGAGCGGTGCTGGATGTCACCGACCCCGAACCGCCGCCGGCGGACTCGCCGCTGTGGGATCTGCCCAATGTCGTCCTGACGCCGCATCTGGCCGGTTCCAAGGGCGCCGAGATCCGCCGGATGGCCAACGGTGCCATCGACGAGGTGGCCCGGATCGTCCGCGGCGAGCCGCTGCAGTTCCAGGTTCCGCCGGAGCGACGCAACACCGTGGCCTGA
- the manA gene encoding mannose-6-phosphate isomerase, class I produces MKRLLGEIQPYAWGSKDALPQFLGVPATGAPQAELWLGAHPSAPATIDGEPLDAAITAAPEDLVGTAPVQRFGPRLPYLMKVLAAAQPLSLQAHPDREQAEAGFARENAAGIAVDAPERTYRDDWPKPEALCALGEFHALCGFREPAETYRLFAELGVQAAVDLVRPLQSGGPAELRDVFASLLRLDNAADLVDQLVAAATKINSEPGELGDFARTAVEIAGFYPGDPGVLAALIMNRVRLQKYDALYLPAGNLHAYLRGLGVEIMANSDNVLRGGLTSKHIDVDELLRLLDFTPGWAGPVPVVEESGGVYSYRTEAPEFALWRIEIGDRPIDLPADGLGRVVLATDGAVTLTGTATGSAPLELATGQSAFVLPSETVRASGNGTVFVGSPGAA; encoded by the coding sequence GTGAAGCGACTTCTGGGCGAGATCCAGCCGTACGCCTGGGGTTCCAAGGACGCCCTGCCCCAGTTCCTCGGTGTGCCGGCGACGGGGGCACCGCAAGCGGAGTTGTGGCTCGGCGCCCATCCGTCCGCGCCGGCGACGATCGACGGCGAACCGTTGGATGCGGCGATCACCGCCGCCCCCGAGGATTTGGTGGGTACGGCGCCGGTGCAGCGATTCGGGCCGCGATTGCCGTACCTGATGAAGGTGTTGGCGGCTGCCCAGCCGTTGTCCCTGCAGGCGCACCCGGACCGCGAACAGGCCGAGGCGGGGTTTGCCCGGGAGAACGCGGCCGGGATCGCAGTCGATGCACCGGAGCGCACCTACCGCGACGACTGGCCGAAGCCGGAAGCGCTGTGTGCGTTGGGAGAGTTCCACGCCCTGTGCGGGTTCCGGGAACCAGCCGAGACCTATCGGCTGTTCGCCGAACTGGGCGTCCAGGCTGCTGTTGATCTTGTCCGACCGCTGCAGTCCGGCGGCCCGGCAGAGCTCCGCGACGTCTTCGCCAGCCTGCTCCGGTTGGACAACGCGGCCGACCTGGTCGATCAGCTGGTCGCCGCCGCGACCAAGATCAACTCCGAGCCGGGAGAGCTCGGCGACTTCGCCCGGACCGCGGTCGAGATCGCCGGGTTCTACCCCGGTGACCCCGGCGTGCTGGCGGCATTGATCATGAACCGGGTCCGGTTGCAGAAGTACGACGCGCTCTACCTGCCGGCCGGCAATCTGCACGCCTACCTGCGCGGCCTCGGCGTGGAGATCATGGCCAACTCCGACAACGTGCTGCGCGGCGGCCTGACCTCCAAGCACATCGACGTCGACGAGTTGCTGCGACTACTGGACTTCACTCCCGGCTGGGCCGGCCCGGTGCCGGTTGTCGAGGAGTCCGGCGGCGTCTACAGCTACCGGACCGAGGCACCGGAATTCGCACTCTGGCGGATCGAGATCGGTGATCGGCCGATCGACCTGCCGGCCGACGGGCTGGGCCGGGTGGTGCTGGCAACGGACGGCGCCGTCACTCTCACCGGTACGGCAACCGGCTCCGCACCGCTGGAACTGGCAACCGGGCAATCGGCCTTCGTGCTGCCGTCGGAGACGGTCCGAGCGAGCGGTAACGGTACGGTCTTCGTCGGCTCACCCGGCGCAGCCTGA
- a CDS encoding phosphotriesterase family protein: MSARPVDHDQQPVVAAPGSPVTMRTVLGEPLSAGGYDLVLAHEHLLIDISCWLDTEHPVHRRLRDLPVGPDSIDLVRSHPFASPDNVVLADPEVAIEELTIDPADHQLGDHDPPGRMLVVDVTPDTAGADPPRLAEISRRSGVDIVRGCGPYIERSWDGRVDPDAVTADIVAAFDDRYPAAVIGEIGTSAPTTAGESRVLRGAAQAQAELQAPLYVHVDPWAPDSRRALDVIEQHGGDLTRTVICHQDIVAVRDPAAVRAVLDRGALVAIDIWGDEDGYGGDPMPTDDERLSAVLGLIEDGWGQRLLHSQDVCTKSQLRRFGGPGYLHLWTRIRPRLERIGLTVDLINDQLAGNALRLLSGV; encoded by the coding sequence ATGTCCGCGCGGCCGGTTGATCATGATCAACAGCCAGTCGTCGCGGCACCAGGCAGTCCGGTGACCATGCGGACCGTGCTGGGCGAGCCGTTGTCGGCAGGAGGATATGACCTGGTGCTGGCCCATGAGCACCTGCTGATCGACATCAGTTGTTGGCTGGACACCGAACATCCCGTCCATCGCAGGCTCCGCGACCTTCCGGTGGGTCCGGACAGCATCGATCTGGTCCGCTCCCATCCGTTCGCCAGCCCGGACAACGTCGTGCTCGCCGACCCGGAGGTCGCGATCGAGGAGCTGACGATCGATCCGGCCGATCACCAGCTCGGTGATCACGATCCGCCCGGCCGGATGCTGGTGGTCGACGTGACACCGGACACGGCCGGTGCGGATCCGCCCCGGCTGGCCGAGATCAGCCGTCGGTCCGGGGTCGACATCGTCCGCGGTTGCGGTCCGTACATCGAACGGTCCTGGGACGGACGTGTCGATCCGGACGCCGTGACAGCGGACATCGTGGCCGCCTTCGACGATCGGTACCCGGCAGCAGTGATCGGTGAGATCGGCACCAGCGCACCGACGACGGCAGGAGAGAGCAGAGTCCTTCGCGGCGCTGCGCAGGCACAGGCGGAGTTGCAGGCACCGCTCTACGTCCATGTCGACCCGTGGGCACCGGACAGCCGGCGGGCGCTCGATGTGATCGAGCAGCACGGTGGCGACCTGACCCGGACGGTGATCTGCCACCAGGACATCGTGGCGGTCCGCGACCCGGCCGCCGTCCGTGCCGTCCTGGACCGCGGAGCCTTGGTGGCGATCGACATCTGGGGTGATGAGGACGGCTACGGTGGCGACCCGATGCCGACCGATGACGAGCGGCTGTCCGCCGTGCTGGGTCTGATCGAGGACGGCTGGGGGCAGCGACTGTTGCACAGCCAGGACGTGTGTACGAAGTCCCAGCTGCGTCGCTTCGGTGGTCCGGGATACCTGCATCTGTGGACCCGGATCCGCCCCCGTCTGGAACGCATCGGACTGACCGTCGACCTGATCAACGACCAGCTGGCGGGCAACGCGTTGCGGTTGCTGAGCGGGGTGTGA
- a CDS encoding alpha/beta fold hydrolase, with translation MNSLPVGVPGRLVEVGSRAVRIIESGGGSGPLIVFDAGAGASADSWWAVLRTLPPEVRWLAYDRPGLTFTSSDPAADDRRPSTIARDLAALLDALGETGKVILVGHSRGGLHVRVFAALYPERVAGLVLVDPSHERMLDTSADNPDRAVSRTQQLPMAIASGVLLVAEKAPWTGLRSVWLKQLLTPKIVGALGMTAGHESAMRQAYRSDAATRATRLELTRLGPTLAETARLASDPTVPITVLSGSPQAQEGMSRRVRDLINRLHAELWRAPGTHQILERTGHMIPMDRPDAVVDATMAMRRIVSTG, from the coding sequence ATGAACAGCCTGCCCGTCGGCGTCCCGGGACGCCTGGTCGAGGTCGGCAGTCGCGCCGTACGGATCATCGAGTCCGGCGGTGGATCCGGGCCCTTGATCGTCTTCGATGCAGGGGCCGGGGCCAGCGCCGACAGTTGGTGGGCAGTGCTGCGTACGCTGCCACCCGAGGTGCGCTGGCTCGCCTACGACCGTCCCGGACTCACCTTCACCAGCAGCGATCCGGCCGCCGACGACCGACGGCCGTCCACCATCGCCCGCGACCTCGCCGCGCTGCTCGACGCGCTCGGCGAGACCGGCAAGGTCATCCTCGTCGGACACTCCCGCGGCGGGCTGCACGTCCGCGTGTTCGCCGCCCTGTATCCCGAACGGGTTGCCGGCCTGGTGCTCGTCGACCCGAGTCACGAGCGGATGCTCGACACCTCCGCCGACAATCCGGATCGGGCGGTCTCCCGGACCCAGCAACTGCCAATGGCGATCGCCTCCGGTGTCCTGCTGGTGGCCGAGAAGGCACCGTGGACCGGGCTGCGGTCGGTCTGGCTGAAGCAACTGTTGACACCGAAGATCGTCGGCGCCCTGGGCATGACGGCCGGCCACGAGTCGGCGATGCGGCAGGCCTACCGGTCCGACGCGGCCACTCGCGCGACCAGGCTCGAGCTGACCCGGCTGGGACCGACCCTGGCCGAGACCGCTCGGTTGGCCTCCGATCCGACCGTTCCGATCACGGTGCTGTCGGGCTCGCCGCAGGCGCAGGAAGGGATGAGCCGACGGGTCCGCGATCTGATCAATCGACTGCACGCAGAGCTGTGGCGGGCTCCCGGGACGCATCAGATCCTCGAGCGCACCGGCCACATGATTCCGATGGACCGGCCCGACGCGGTGGTCGACGCAACGATGGCGATGCGGCGGATCGTCAGCACCGGTTGA
- a CDS encoding phosphotransferase, with protein sequence MNRPLHDDELSIDLDLVRALLDRDLPQYAALPLTPLGASGSTNLLFRLGDELLVRMPRQPGNGDSITKERRWSPLMASQLPVTVPQIVAVGDPGFGYPERWSVVGWIDGVHPASVDPAHPAGDPARPGGDPALGASPIALAEDLADVVAALRSLEVPQQARADDSLRWYRGRPLVEFDADTRRNIDLCRSIDGLDLDLDAALALWEEALTLPGAAELGPDRWYHGDLVAENLLLRDGRLTAVLDFGSLSIGDPTIDLHGAWEVLDDPAREVFRQRLGIDQPEWLRARAWALGIALGAFSYYWDTMPGRRADRLAMARNALS encoded by the coding sequence GTGAACCGGCCGCTGCACGACGACGAGTTGTCGATCGACCTCGACCTGGTGCGAGCGCTGCTCGACCGCGATCTTCCGCAGTACGCCGCGCTGCCACTGACACCGTTGGGCGCGTCCGGCTCCACCAATCTGCTGTTCCGGCTGGGCGATGAGCTGCTGGTCCGAATGCCACGGCAACCCGGCAACGGCGACAGCATCACCAAGGAACGCCGCTGGTCACCGCTGATGGCCTCCCAGCTGCCGGTCACGGTGCCGCAGATCGTCGCTGTCGGAGATCCGGGCTTCGGCTACCCCGAGCGCTGGTCGGTCGTCGGCTGGATCGACGGCGTCCATCCGGCCAGTGTCGATCCGGCCCATCCCGCTGGCGATCCGGCCCGTCCCGGTGGCGATCCGGCGCTCGGAGCATCGCCGATCGCGTTGGCCGAGGATCTGGCCGACGTCGTGGCGGCGCTGCGTTCGCTGGAAGTGCCGCAGCAGGCCCGCGCCGACGACAGCCTGCGCTGGTATCGCGGCCGCCCACTGGTCGAATTCGATGCCGACACCCGACGCAACATCGACCTCTGCCGATCGATCGACGGTCTGGATCTGGACCTCGACGCCGCGCTCGCGTTGTGGGAGGAGGCGTTGACGCTGCCGGGCGCGGCCGAGCTCGGCCCGGACCGTTGGTATCACGGCGATCTGGTCGCGGAGAACCTCCTGCTCCGCGATGGCCGGCTGACCGCCGTCCTGGACTTCGGCTCGCTGTCGATCGGCGATCCGACCATCGACCTGCACGGCGCCTGGGAAGTGCTGGACGACCCCGCCCGCGAGGTGTTCCGGCAGCGGCTCGGGATCGACCAACCCGAGTGGCTGCGGGCCCGTGCCTGGGCGCTCGGTATCGCGCTCGGGGCGTTCAGCTACTACTGGGACACCATGCCGGGACGGCGAGCCGACCGGCTGGCGATGGCCCGCAACGCTTTGTCCTGA
- a CDS encoding ABC transporter permease, whose product MTDGAAARPRTAGSDRSRRRRTSSIFAIGGSIKTSQYVLFGAITFAALLIIWWLVTALGAVQPLFLPSPGAVLTRLGTAAADGQLWLDAGVSIYRIVVGFVIATVLALPIGVAVGSYPAAAGLLEPLMDFVRYMPVVAFVPLSIVWVGTSDTQKFLIIFLGTFFQQVLLFADTVKRVPTEFVSIARTLGLPERKIISRVVVPAAAPGLWDSGRITLGWAWTWLVVAELVAATTGLGYRITTAQRYFQTDTIIGYILVLGLLGLITDQTLRFVGRMIFRYLEVRT is encoded by the coding sequence GTGACCGACGGCGCAGCTGCTCGTCCCCGGACCGCCGGCTCCGACCGGAGCCGGCGCCGCAGAACGTCGTCGATCTTTGCGATCGGTGGGTCGATCAAGACCTCGCAGTATGTGCTGTTCGGTGCGATCACCTTCGCCGCGTTGTTGATCATCTGGTGGCTGGTGACCGCGCTCGGTGCCGTCCAGCCGTTGTTCCTGCCGAGCCCCGGTGCAGTGCTCACCCGGCTCGGGACCGCCGCCGCCGACGGGCAGCTGTGGCTGGACGCCGGAGTGTCGATCTACCGGATCGTGGTCGGCTTCGTGATCGCCACCGTGCTGGCGCTGCCGATCGGTGTGGCGGTCGGTAGCTATCCGGCGGCCGCCGGACTGCTGGAGCCGCTGATGGACTTCGTCCGCTACATGCCGGTGGTGGCGTTCGTGCCACTGTCCATCGTCTGGGTCGGCACCAGCGACACCCAGAAGTTCCTGATCATCTTCCTCGGGACGTTCTTCCAGCAGGTGTTGCTGTTCGCCGACACCGTCAAGCGGGTGCCGACCGAGTTCGTGTCGATCGCCCGGACCCTGGGACTGCCCGAACGCAAGATCATCTCCCGGGTCGTGGTGCCGGCGGCCGCGCCCGGTCTGTGGGACTCCGGGCGGATCACCCTCGGCTGGGCGTGGACCTGGCTGGTGGTGGCCGAACTGGTCGCGGCGACGACGGGCCTCGGCTACCGGATCACCACCGCGCAGCGCTACTTCCAGACCGACACGATCATCGGCTACATCCTGGTGCTCGGCCTGCTCGGTCTGATCACTGATCAGACCCTGCGCTTCGTCGGCAGGATGATCTTCCGCTACCTGGAGGTGCGCACATGA
- a CDS encoding MFS transporter — MTSEPSRTDRDTGPAPSRRLTPLLALDFGITMLVAGEFLPAGVLPEMAADLGVSEGTAGLAVSATAVAGAITAPTIAALLPRMDRRRVLIGLLIAATLADLTVALAPAFWVMVIGRLILGIAIAGFWTFAFGAGTHALPGRDRLVSTSLSLGVSLATIIGVPLASIGSDALGWRTVFGIATLLTAIAAVAVIIALPAVPAHPSAGWAMMRRAIGNPRLIIGLLCIAAVAMGNFAAYPYIRLVIMNVSPSSAAWLLLVWGLGGLVGNLVAGALATRLTIAVVAAPTLLAAGLATAASANGLLQLVIGVVLWGVGFNMVPVATQLWVTRVEPERAESALGLQVTAFQLAITAGSALGGVLVDDHGVTTALSVGAVVAFASAVGFAALRSPRARA; from the coding sequence ATGACCTCCGAACCATCGCGTACCGATCGGGATACCGGGCCCGCACCGAGCCGCCGCCTGACACCGCTGCTGGCCCTCGACTTCGGCATCACCATGCTGGTCGCGGGCGAGTTCCTCCCCGCCGGCGTGCTGCCGGAGATGGCCGCCGACCTGGGAGTGTCGGAGGGGACCGCCGGCCTGGCCGTGTCCGCGACCGCCGTCGCCGGAGCGATCACCGCGCCGACGATCGCCGCGCTGCTGCCGCGGATGGATCGCCGTCGCGTGCTGATCGGTCTGTTGATCGCGGCAACTCTCGCCGACCTGACGGTTGCCCTGGCCCCGGCGTTCTGGGTGATGGTGATCGGGCGGCTGATTCTGGGGATCGCGATCGCCGGCTTCTGGACCTTCGCCTTCGGTGCCGGCACCCATGCCCTGCCCGGACGCGATCGGCTGGTGTCGACCAGTCTGTCGTTGGGAGTCAGTCTGGCGACGATCATCGGCGTGCCACTGGCCTCGATCGGCTCCGACGCGCTCGGCTGGCGCACCGTCTTCGGCATCGCGACGCTGCTGACCGCGATCGCGGCGGTGGCGGTGATCATCGCGCTGCCCGCGGTCCCGGCACATCCGTCGGCCGGCTGGGCGATGATGCGCCGAGCGATCGGCAACCCTCGGTTGATCATCGGATTGCTCTGCATCGCCGCGGTCGCGATGGGCAACTTCGCCGCTTACCCGTACATCCGGCTGGTGATCATGAACGTGTCGCCGTCGAGCGCTGCCTGGCTGTTGTTGGTCTGGGGTCTCGGCGGTCTGGTCGGCAATCTCGTCGCCGGAGCGCTCGCCACCCGGCTGACCATCGCCGTCGTCGCCGCGCCGACGCTGTTGGCCGCCGGCCTGGCGACCGCGGCGAGCGCCAACGGGCTGCTGCAGTTGGTGATCGGTGTCGTGCTGTGGGGCGTCGGCTTCAACATGGTCCCGGTCGCCACCCAACTCTGGGTCACCCGCGTCGAGCCCGAACGCGCCGAGTCCGCGCTCGGGCTACAGGTCACGGCCTTCCAGCTGGCGATCACCGCCGGATCGGCGCTCGGCGGTGTCCTCGTCGACGATCACGGGGTGACGACGGCGCTGTCGGTCGGTGCGGTCGTCGCGTTCGCCAGTGCCGTCGGGTTCGCCGCGTTGCGGTCGCCGCGGGCCCGAGCCTGA